A portion of the Candidatus Pristimantibacillus lignocellulolyticus genome contains these proteins:
- a CDS encoding TetR family transcriptional regulator C-terminal domain-containing protein, with product MIKNAALVLLQEGYTVNDLTVQKVTQQASLNRTTFYLHYQDIPNLITGLTEEIVQGLSQKIDLLIQTQDISESKQLILLLDYLYNQRQHLLVLFKVEQFEGQLFVLMRRLISSRRDNIIKSPTKKYVDIDIKASSLVGIIMWWLKNGLNYSSEYIAEHIQILYKR from the coding sequence ATGATTAAAAATGCGGCACTTGTACTATTACAAGAAGGGTACACAGTTAATGATTTAACAGTACAGAAAGTGACACAGCAAGCTTCATTAAACCGCACGACCTTTTATTTGCATTATCAAGATATTCCTAATTTAATCACTGGGCTAACAGAAGAAATTGTACAGGGATTATCTCAAAAGATTGATTTACTAATTCAGACACAAGATATATCAGAGAGTAAGCAACTCATTCTTTTACTCGATTATTTATATAATCAGCGGCAACATCTACTTGTATTATTCAAAGTAGAACAATTCGAAGGGCAACTCTTTGTGCTAATGAGAAGATTAATTAGTTCCAGAAGAGATAATATTATTAAATCTCCTACTAAAAAATATGTTGATATTGACATCAAAGCGTCATCATTAGTAGGCATTATTATGTGGTGGTTAAAAAATGGATTAAATTATAGTTCTGAATACATTGCAGAACATATTCAGATATTGTACAAGCGTTGA
- a CDS encoding DHA2 family efflux MFS transporter permease subunit, with product MQLEVKKNTKKLLLIVMIAGCFLSTLNQTLLNVALSDLMVIFNVAPATIQWLATGFMLVNGIMVPLTAFFMKRFTTRQLFISSMLFILIGSIVSACAMNFGVLLTGRMIQAAGAGIIIPLMMTVILYLYPVEERGAAMGKVGFAIIFAPAIAPTIAGYILEYVSWRWLFIGLIPFISIIILLAYKYLFNVAETSKVKLDVLSVIYSSVGFGFLLFGFSSAGSRGWGDWLVITTIAVGLGTTVLFYKRQIASNDPLLNMSVFKYKMFTMTTIVNIAVTILMYADLILLPIYLQDGQGFTALEAGLLLLPGAIINAFLSPVTGKLFDKYGAKPLFIIGMSLIAFSMWSVIDLTSSTTYMYVLVRTIILRIGLSFITMPLNTAALNALPRELGAHGSAINNTIRQLAGAVGTAVIVTIYTIQSLSHAKGSNAGQISAASDTYFYMLLIAIVGLIIVFFVPKKTSMVQEKDSMN from the coding sequence ATGCAATTGGAAGTTAAGAAAAACACTAAGAAACTACTGTTAATTGTAATGATAGCAGGTTGTTTTTTGTCAACGTTAAATCAAACGTTACTCAATGTAGCCCTTAGTGATTTAATGGTTATTTTTAATGTAGCACCAGCAACGATTCAATGGTTAGCGACAGGATTTATGTTAGTGAATGGTATAATGGTGCCACTAACTGCATTTTTTATGAAGCGATTTACTACGCGTCAATTATTTATTAGCTCAATGCTCTTTATATTAATAGGTTCTATTGTTAGTGCATGCGCAATGAATTTTGGAGTGTTGCTAACGGGACGAATGATTCAAGCTGCAGGGGCAGGTATTATCATACCATTAATGATGACGGTCATTTTATATTTATATCCAGTAGAAGAACGTGGTGCTGCCATGGGGAAAGTTGGATTTGCGATTATCTTTGCACCTGCAATAGCACCGACCATAGCAGGCTATATATTGGAATATGTGTCTTGGAGATGGCTCTTTATTGGATTAATCCCATTCATATCCATCATAATTTTATTAGCCTATAAGTATTTATTCAATGTAGCAGAAACATCAAAAGTAAAACTTGATGTTTTGAGTGTCATTTACTCGTCAGTTGGTTTTGGCTTTTTACTATTTGGCTTTAGTAGTGCAGGTAGTAGAGGTTGGGGAGATTGGCTAGTGATCACTACAATTGCTGTAGGACTTGGTACTACTGTACTATTTTATAAACGTCAAATTGCTTCAAACGATCCATTACTAAATATGTCTGTGTTTAAATATAAAATGTTTACAATGACAACGATTGTTAATATTGCAGTAACTATTCTAATGTATGCCGATTTAATTTTACTACCGATTTATTTGCAGGACGGTCAAGGCTTTACTGCATTAGAAGCAGGATTGTTACTATTGCCTGGAGCAATTATCAATGCATTTTTATCTCCGGTTACAGGAAAGCTCTTTGACAAGTATGGTGCGAAACCGTTATTTATTATAGGGATGAGTTTAATTGCATTTTCCATGTGGAGTGTTATCGATCTAACTTCTTCTACTACGTATATGTATGTATTAGTACGTACGATTATTTTGCGAATAGGTTTAAGTTTTATTACAATGCCTTTGAATACTGCAGCATTAAATGCTCTACCAAGAGAACTAGGAGCGCATGGCTCTGCCATTAATAATACCATTCGTCAGTTAGCAGGTGCAGTCGGAACAGCTGTCATTGTCACAATCTATACCATTCAATCACTATCTCATGCAAAAGGTTCAAATGCAGGACAGATATCGGCTGCAAGTGACACGTACTTCTATATGTTGTTAATTGCTATTGTAGGTTTAATAATAGTCTTCTTTGTACCAAAAAAGACTTCTATGGTACAAGAAAAAGACAGCATGAACTAA
- a CDS encoding response regulator transcription factor, producing the protein MSNKILVIEDEPTLSRLLSYNLIQEGYDTTVIEHGGDGLQAALQGNFDLIILDIMLPGMNGFEILNRLHQNNVRTPVVILTARNAEEEVVQGLKHGADDYITKPFGVAELLARVSAVLRRTQNEDPKPLLSNEKVIQAGELSIYPEKYEVNVQGQPISLRPKEFEVLLYLVQRPGMVISRDDLMNVVWGFDYIGGQRTVDVHVSSLRKKLELEQQSVRIESIRGVGYKLVMPKKLVQPLK; encoded by the coding sequence ATGTCGAATAAGATATTAGTTATCGAGGATGAACCGACATTATCAAGGTTGTTATCTTATAATTTAATTCAAGAAGGCTATGACACAACTGTGATTGAACATGGTGGAGATGGCCTGCAAGCCGCGTTACAAGGAAATTTTGATCTAATTATTTTGGATATCATGCTTCCAGGTATGAATGGTTTTGAGATTTTGAATCGACTACATCAGAATAATGTGCGAACTCCAGTTGTTATTCTAACAGCTCGTAATGCAGAAGAAGAAGTCGTACAAGGATTAAAACATGGTGCAGACGACTATATTACGAAACCATTTGGTGTTGCGGAACTTCTTGCACGTGTATCGGCAGTTTTACGAAGAACGCAAAACGAGGACCCGAAACCACTTTTATCTAACGAGAAAGTGATTCAAGCTGGGGAACTGTCTATTTATCCAGAAAAGTATGAGGTCAACGTGCAGGGACAACCTATTTCACTACGACCAAAAGAATTTGAAGTGTTATTATATCTTGTTCAACGTCCAGGTATGGTAATAAGTCGCGACGATCTCATGAATGTTGTGTGGGGCTTCGATTACATTGGTGGTCAGCGAACAGTAGATGTCCACGTAAGTTCATTACGTAAAAAGCTAGAACTTGAACAGCAATCTGTAAGAATTGAATCTATCCGTGGTGTCGGATATAAACTTGTGATGCCGAAGAAGCTTGTGCAGCCCTTGAAATAG